In Paeniglutamicibacter kerguelensis, one genomic interval encodes:
- the asd gene encoding aspartate-semialdehyde dehydrogenase encodes MTSSVGFVGYRGMVGSVLMQRMQDEGDFANLDPVFFSTSKAGAAAPAFAEGAPALQDAYDLDTLAKLPIIVTAQGGDYTKAVHGDLRARGWNGLWIDAASTLRMNDDSVIVLDPINRNVIDASLASGTKDFVGGNCTVSCMLMGLGGLFKNGLVEWGTAMTYQAASGGGARHMRELLTQFGTINGNVSVELDDPASAILEIDRKVLATQRGGLDATQFGVPLAGSLIPWIDSDLGNGQSKEEWKAGVETNKILGNTDANKVIMDGLCVRIGAMRSHSQALTLKLTEDLSVAEIEKLLAEDNEWAKVVPNTKDATVDALTPVAASGTLDIPVGRIRKLEMGPQYISAFTVGDQLLWGAAEPLRRMLAIAQGRL; translated from the coding sequence ATGACTTCTTCCGTTGGCTTTGTCGGTTACCGCGGCATGGTTGGCTCTGTTCTGATGCAACGCATGCAGGACGAGGGCGACTTTGCGAATCTCGATCCCGTGTTCTTCTCCACCTCCAAGGCAGGTGCTGCTGCCCCGGCATTTGCCGAAGGCGCACCCGCGCTGCAGGATGCCTACGACCTGGACACCTTGGCCAAGCTGCCGATCATCGTCACGGCCCAGGGCGGGGACTACACCAAGGCCGTGCACGGCGACTTGCGTGCCCGCGGCTGGAACGGCCTGTGGATCGATGCCGCATCGACGCTGCGCATGAACGACGACTCGGTCATCGTGTTGGACCCGATCAACCGCAACGTCATCGACGCCTCGCTGGCCTCGGGGACCAAGGACTTCGTGGGCGGAAACTGCACCGTCTCCTGCATGCTCATGGGCTTGGGCGGGCTGTTCAAGAACGGCTTGGTCGAGTGGGGAACCGCAATGACCTACCAGGCCGCTTCCGGCGGCGGCGCCCGCCACATGCGCGAACTGCTCACCCAGTTCGGCACGATCAACGGCAATGTCTCCGTGGAACTCGACGATCCGGCCTCCGCGATCCTCGAGATCGACCGCAAGGTCCTGGCCACGCAGCGCGGCGGACTCGATGCAACCCAGTTCGGCGTGCCGCTGGCCGGTTCGCTGATCCCGTGGATCGACTCCGATCTGGGCAACGGCCAATCCAAGGAAGAGTGGAAGGCCGGGGTCGAAACCAACAAGATCCTTGGCAACACCGACGCCAACAAGGTCATCATGGACGGCCTGTGCGTGCGCATCGGCGCCATGCGCTCGCACTCCCAGGCCCTCACCCTCAAGCTCACCGAGGATCTTTCGGTGGCCGAGATCGAGAAGCTGTTGGCCGAGGACAACGAGTGGGCCAAGGTCGTTCCCAACACCAAGGACGCCACGGTTGACGCACTGACGCCGGTTGCCGCATCAGGCACCCTGGACATCCCGGTGGGACGCATCCGCAAGCTCGAGATGGGCCCGCAGTACATTTCGGCGTTCACCGTCGGCGACCAGCTGCTGTGGGGCGCCGCCGAGCCGCTGCGCCGCATGCTCGCGATCGCGCAGGGACGCCTCTAG
- a CDS encoding winged helix DNA-binding domain-containing protein has product MATAPAPMTRSDKLRVARLRLAAQGLLPKAVPGMDAATTPEMVVSRLGMVQAQDLAQACWALGVRLPGSTMAEVHAALESGGIVRSWGARGTLMFLDPRLLHRLLLVTGPRIKALAAGTWRSENITEAELESLLPVVVERCGTAGASRSELMEAISAAGSDVSGQRGYHLLVALSLGGQIVQGRMEPGSGTRQLFMASSRWSPGAVPETTAETPELALREIVLRYFRSHGPATVADCAWWLGLGLTPVRAALEALGDELATRELGGSAYHLAQEIDALWDDAPGARSVLALPGFDEFLLGYKDRSATLAPEHSEAIAPGGNGVFRRTLVSGGQTVGTWQVETKGRETRTVAVPFEAGSPAGMLGRMHSRMNGYLKFREG; this is encoded by the coding sequence ATGGCCACCGCACCTGCCCCGATGACACGCAGCGACAAGCTCCGTGTGGCACGGCTGCGACTGGCCGCACAGGGCCTGCTCCCGAAGGCGGTTCCGGGAATGGACGCGGCAACCACACCGGAGATGGTTGTCTCCCGCCTGGGCATGGTGCAGGCCCAGGACCTCGCCCAGGCGTGTTGGGCGCTGGGCGTGCGGCTGCCCGGAAGCACCATGGCCGAGGTCCATGCGGCACTCGAGTCCGGTGGCATCGTACGTTCCTGGGGTGCCCGCGGAACCCTCATGTTCCTGGATCCACGGCTGCTCCACCGATTGCTGCTTGTCACCGGGCCGCGCATCAAGGCACTGGCGGCGGGCACCTGGCGGAGTGAAAACATCACCGAGGCGGAACTCGAATCACTGCTGCCGGTGGTCGTGGAGCGCTGCGGCACGGCGGGGGCAAGCCGCTCCGAGTTGATGGAGGCAATCTCCGCCGCCGGATCGGATGTTTCCGGGCAGCGCGGCTACCACCTGCTGGTGGCGCTGAGCCTGGGCGGGCAGATCGTGCAGGGCCGCATGGAACCCGGGTCCGGAACGCGCCAGTTGTTCATGGCCAGCAGCCGGTGGTCGCCCGGCGCGGTCCCCGAAACAACCGCCGAGACCCCCGAACTGGCCCTGCGGGAGATTGTCCTGCGTTATTTCCGCTCGCACGGGCCGGCGACGGTTGCCGACTGCGCCTGGTGGCTGGGCCTCGGGCTGACACCCGTGCGGGCTGCACTGGAAGCCCTGGGCGACGAACTGGCCACCCGCGAACTCGGCGGCAGTGCCTACCATCTCGCGCAGGAAATCGATGCACTCTGGGACGACGCCCCCGGGGCGCGCAGCGTGCTAGCACTGCCCGGCTTCGACGAATTCCTGCTCGGCTACAAGGACCGCTCCGCCACGCTCGCCCCGGAGCATTCGGAGGCCATCGCCCCGGGCGGCAACGGGGTCTTCCGCCGCACGCTGGTCAGCGGCGGGCAAACCGTCGGCACCTGGCAGGTGGAGACCAAGGGCAGGGAAACCCGTACGGTTGCGGTGCCCTTCGAGGCCGGGTCGCCGGCGGGCATGCTGGGCCGGATGCATTCGCGCATGAACGGCTACCTGAAATTCCGCGAGGGCTAG
- a CDS encoding UDP-N-acetylmuramate dehydrogenase, protein MNSPLLSQMTTTGVGGPARTLVRATTEEEIIAAVSGADARGERLLIIAGGSNLVVDDAGYDGTVLHIESHGVEIAGELGDGRIRVDIAAGHPWDNAVAQTLAAGLSGLEALSGIPGSAGATPVQNVGAYGAEVAHSLLEVRVFERSTGRTTVLGNAGLGFGYRDSLLKRTTNEGSPEFVVLSVSFALERRPDSAPVRYKELANSLGVQAGERTGSGAVRSKVLELRASKGMVFDPSDRDTYSTGSFFTNPIVNASVLETLPEGAPNFPAAEPGKVKLSAAWLIDRAGFGKGYGLPGTAGEAVAGGRASLSSKHTLAITNRGGAGSEDILAIARAVRAGVKERFGIELHNEPLLIGCSL, encoded by the coding sequence GTGAACTCCCCGTTGCTCTCCCAGATGACCACCACCGGCGTCGGCGGCCCGGCCCGCACCCTGGTGCGCGCCACCACCGAGGAAGAGATCATTGCGGCGGTTTCCGGGGCCGACGCCCGCGGGGAGCGCCTGTTGATCATCGCCGGCGGGTCCAACCTGGTGGTCGACGATGCCGGCTACGACGGAACGGTGCTGCACATCGAATCCCACGGCGTGGAAATCGCCGGGGAACTGGGCGACGGGCGCATCCGCGTGGACATCGCCGCGGGCCACCCCTGGGACAACGCGGTCGCGCAGACCCTGGCCGCCGGGCTCAGCGGCCTCGAGGCGCTCTCCGGCATCCCCGGCTCGGCCGGCGCGACCCCGGTGCAGAACGTGGGCGCCTACGGGGCGGAAGTGGCCCACAGCCTTTTGGAGGTCCGCGTGTTCGAGCGTTCCACCGGCCGCACCACTGTCCTTGGCAATGCGGGCCTGGGCTTTGGCTACCGGGACTCGCTGCTCAAGCGCACCACGAACGAGGGGTCCCCGGAATTCGTGGTGCTCTCGGTCAGCTTCGCACTCGAACGCCGCCCCGACTCCGCACCCGTGCGCTACAAGGAACTGGCGAACTCGCTCGGCGTCCAGGCGGGCGAGCGGACCGGCTCCGGAGCGGTGCGCAGCAAGGTGCTGGAACTGCGCGCCTCCAAGGGCATGGTGTTCGATCCATCCGACCGCGACACCTACTCGACGGGGTCCTTCTTCACCAACCCGATCGTCAACGCCTCCGTGCTGGAAACGCTGCCGGAGGGCGCCCCGAACTTCCCGGCCGCCGAGCCGGGCAAGGTCAAGCTCTCCGCGGCATGGCTGATCGACCGCGCCGGCTTCGGCAAGGGCTACGGCCTGCCCGGCACCGCGGGCGAAGCCGTGGCGGGAGGCCGCGCCTCGCTGTCCTCCAAGCACACGCTCGCGATCACCAACCGCGGGGGAGCGGGCAGCGAGGACATCCTGGCCATCGCCCGGGCCGTGCGCGCCGGCGTCAAGGAACGCTTCGGCATCGAATTGCACAACGAACCGCTGCTGATCGGCTGCAGCCTCTAA